From the Calliopsis andreniformis isolate RMS-2024a chromosome 4, iyCalAndr_principal, whole genome shotgun sequence genome, one window contains:
- the Hr4 gene encoding nuclear hormone receptor 4 isoform X1, whose protein sequence is MTLTSSPCELDNMSLFQDLKLKRRKVDSRCSSDDSPVSLGSAGSPLGIQPADAPSPINFPAPGESMADTSTLSPEANMPGSPGCPVVKVKSEYLLGIPSPGTPRDPFHGGGAAGGLEARDTACSDRASPDSVFPDATSIGGFRVVEEQQQQQQQQQQQQQQQQQQQQQQQQQQQQQQSQQQQQQSQQQQRSGTPLPARSSPYSPIQAVSTTPMPQEGSSRSDSPDKGNMSSVQTKEESDNSVFDGGGGGGSGGGRSETSSQPSHRSSPSSQYNPSMSPSASTTHASQQQPQTPPTPPRHRMSSVPSHILAPPQFWSQNSGVQGFPAQRLFNGVISSAVSYGQNVSVVSTSSSTSLSSSTGSGGNGATSTSTGATTTASSCETMKPPAQRPAPAPPRPPPTVLMGEIGGVRTMIWSAPPMDPVPPPAASWTTTAAAASCSSSEESAAQLLLNLGQESRGKPPSVSYSSGPPLNMEKLWSGDLTQLPAAQQMQALNLTAAGSGQTWMRNGGVVKSETASQSMSIAPPAPPMPPQEHEEDETPMICMICEDKATGLHYGIITCEGCKGFFKRTVQNRRVYTCVAEGGCEITKAQRNRCQYCRFKKCIEQGMVLQAVREDRMPGGRNSGAVYNLYKVKYKKHKKSNKTSGVGGNMGGMGGGGNVGGVNGSGSFGGNKGTMGSTMLDKHMAAAAAVQHSQQQHSQLAGSFLHHHKISSGDPLNSQPTPSHPSHPASGHLVNGTILKTALTNPSEVVHLRQRLDNAVSSSRDRAFALDTTLAMIQTLIDCDEFQDIATLRNLDELLDHKSDLSEKLCQIGDSIVYKLVQWTKRLPFYLELPVEVHTRLLTHKWHELLVLTTSAYQAMHGQHKFTNVGTDGSGADFMQEVSNNMYTLQTCLTSMMGRPITMDQLRQDVGLMVEKITYVTLMFRRVRLRMEEYVCLKVITMLSQARGGTMELEQIQERYMSCLRSFVEHSAPQQPSRFHDLLVRLPEVQSAAALLLESKMFYVPFLLNSAIQR, encoded by the exons ATGACCCTTACGAGCAGCCCGTGTGAGCTAGACAACATGAGCTTGTTTCAAGACCTCAAGTTGAAAAGGAGAAAGGTCGACTCCCGATGTAGTAGTGACG ACTCCCCGGTATCCCTCGGATCAGCAGGCTCGCCGCTCGGGATCCAGCCGGCGGACGCTCCTTCACCCATAAACTTTCCTGCTCCAGGGGAGAGCATGGCCGACACCTCGACCCTGTCGCCGGAGGCAAACATGCCAGGCTCGCCGGGCTGCCCTGTGGTCAAAGTCAAAAGCGAGTATCTGCTAGGCATCCCGAGTCCAGGGACACCGCGAGATCCTTTTCACGGTGGCGGTGCAGCAGGTGGCCTGGAAGCGCGCGACACAGCCTGCTCGGACCGTGCGTCGCCCGACTCAGTCTTCCCAGACGCCACCTCGATAGGGGGCTTCAGAGTTGTGGaggagcagcagcagcagcagcagcaacagcagcagcaacagcagcagcagcagcagcagcagcaacagcagcagcagcagcagcagcagcaacagtcccagcaacagcagcagcagtccCAGCAGCAGCAACGCTCCGGTACACCTCTACCGGCCAGGTCCTCGCCCTACTCGCCGATCCAGGCAGTCTCCACGACTCCCATGCCTCAGGAAGGGAGCTCCAGGAGCGACAGCCCCGACAAGGGCAACATGTCCTCGGTCCAGACCAAGGAGGAGTCCGACAACTCGGTTTTCGACGGCGGGGGTGGCGGAGGCAGCGGCGGTGGTCGTTCCGAGACCTCCAGTCAACCTAGTCACCGGAGCAGCCCGTCTTCTCAGTACAACCCTAGCATGAGCCCAAGCGCGAGCACGACTCATGCTTCCCAACAGCAGCCACAGACACCGCCGACGCCGCCTAGACACCGAATGTCCTCGGTACCGTCCCACATTCTGGCCCCGCCACAGTTCTGGTCGCAGAACAGCGGTGTCCAGGGGTTCCCCGCGCAGAGGTTATTCAACGGGGTCATCAGCAGCGCGGTCAGCTATGGACAAAACGTCTCCGTCGTATCCACTAGTAGCAGCACCAGCCTGAGCAGTAGCACGGGGAGTGGTGGCAATGGGGCGACGTCCACGAGCACGGGGGCGACTACGACGGCCTCCTCGT GTGAAACGATGAAACCGCCGGCGCAAAGGCCGGCCCCAGCGCCCCCGAGACCACCGCCCACGGTGCTCATGGGCGAAATCGGTGGCGTGAGGACCATGATCTGGTCGGCGCCGCCCATGGACCCTGTCCCACCGCCAGCGGCGTCGTGGACGACCACAGCCGCGGCAGCGTCCTGTTCCTCGTCGGAGGAGTCGGCCGCCCAGCTGCTCCTGAACCTCGGCCAGGAATCCAGGGGCAAACCACCCTCCGTTTCGTACTCGTCTGGCCCGCCGCTGAACATGGAGAAGCTGTGGTCCGGCGACCTGACGCAGCTACCTGCCGCGCAGCAGATGCAGGCGCTGAACCTGACCGCTGCTGGCTCAGGCCAGACGTGGATGAGGAACGGAGGGGTCGTCAAGTCTGAGACGGCGTCGCAGTCGATGTCGATCGCGCCGCCTGCACCACCGATGCCGCCTCAGGAGCACGAGGAGGACGAGACACCTATGATCTGTATGATCTGCGAGGACAAGGCCACTGGGCTGCACTACGGCATCATCACGTGCGAGGG GTGTAAGGGGTTCTTCAAAAGAACCGTACAAAATAGGCGGGTGTACACATGCGTGGCGGAAGGTGGTTGCGAAATCACGAAAGCCCAAAGGAACAGGTGTCAGTACTGTCGCTTCAAAAAGTGCATTGAACAGGGTATGGTCCTTCAGGCCGTTCGAGAAGATCGAATGCCTGGTGGAAGAAATTCTGGTGCTGTGTATAACCTTTACAAG GTGAAGTACAAAAAGCACAAGAAAAGCAACAAAACGAGCGGAGTGGGCGGAAATATGGGTGGCATGGGTGGCGGCGGTAACGTTGGCGGTGTGAATGGGTCGGGATCCTTTGGTGGCAACAAAGGCACCATGGGCTCGACGATGCTGGACAAGCATATGGCTGCAGCTGCAGCTGTGCAGCATAGCCAACAGCAGCACTCTCAGCTGGCTGGCAGTTTCCTTCATCACCATAAAATTTCGTCGGGCGACCCGCTCAACTCACAACCAACCCCCAGCCATCCGAGTCACCCCGCCTCGGGTCACCTCGTCAACGGGACGATCCTGAAGACGGCGCTCACCAACCCCTCCGAA GTTGTTCACCTAAGGCAGAGGCTAGACAATGCTGTGAGCAGTTCGAGGGATCGAGCCTTCGCTTTGGACACAACCCTCGCGATGATCCAAACCCTTATAGACTGCGACGAGTTCCAAGATATCGCCACGTTAAGG AACTTGGACGAGCTGCTGGACCATAAATCAGACTTAAGTGAGAAGCTGTGTCAGATAGGAGACAGCATAGTGTACAAGTTGGTGCAGTGGACCAAAAGGTTACCGTTCTACCTTGAGTTACCGGTCGAAGTTCACACAAGGCTGCTCACCCACAAGTGGCACGAACTCCTGGTGCTGACCACCTCCGCCTACCAAGCGATGCATGGTCAGCACAAGTTCACCAATGTCGGTACAGACGGGTCGGGAGCGGATTTTATGCAAGAA GTTTCGAACAACATGTATACGTTGCAAACGTGCCTAACGAGCATGATGGGCCGGCCGATAACCATGGACCAATTACGGCAAGACGTAGGGCTCATGGTGGAAAAAATCACGTACGTCACGCTAATGTTTAGGAGGGTGAGGCTTAGAATGGAGGAGTACGTCTGTCTGAAAGTAATCACCATGCTCTCGCAAG CACGTGGAGGTACAATGGAATTAGAACAAATACAAGAACGGTACATGAGCTGCCTACGAAGTTTTGTCGAGCACAGTGCGCCACAACAGCCGAGTCGATTTCACGATCTTCTCGTGAGGCTGCCCGAG GTACAATCGGCAGCAGCTCTTCTACTCGAGAGTAAaatgttctacgttcctttCCTACTGAACTCAGCAATTCAAAGatag
- the Hr4 gene encoding nuclear hormone receptor 4 isoform X3: MTLTSSPCELDNMSLFQDLKLKRRKVDSRCSSDDSPVSLGSAGSPLGIQPADAPSPINFPAPGESMADTSTLSPEANMPGSPGCPVVKVKSEYLLGIPSPGTPRDPFHGGGAAGGLEARDTACSDRASPDSVFPDATSIGGFRVVEEQQQQQQQQQQQQQQQQQQQQQQQQQQQQQQSQQQQQQSQQQQRSGTPLPARSSPYSPIQAVSTTPMPQEGSSRSDSPDKGNMSSVQTKEESDNSVFDGGGGGGSGGGRSETSSQPSHRSSPSSQYNPSMSPSASTTHASQQQPQTPPTPPRHRMSSVPSHILAPPQFWSQNSGVQGFPAQRLFNGVISSAVSYGQNVSVVSTSSSTSLSSSTGSGGNGATSTSTGATTTASSCETMKPPAQRPAPAPPRPPPTVLMGEIGGVRTMIWSAPPMDPVPPPAASWTTTAAAASCSSSEESAAQLLLNLGQESRGKPPSVSYSSGPPLNMEKLWSGDLTQLPAAQQMQALNLTAAGSGQTWMRNGGVVKSETASQSMSIAPPAPPMPPQEHEEDETPMICMICEDKATGLHYGIITCEGCKGFFKRTVQNRRVYTCVAEGGCEITKAQRNRCQYCRFKKCIEQGMVLQAVREDRMPGGRNSGAVYNLYKVKYKKHKKSNKTSGVGGNMGGMGGGGNVGGVNGSGSFGGNKGTMGSTMLDKHMAAAAAVQHSQQQHSQLAGSFLHHHKISSGDPLNSQPTPSHPSHPASGHLVNGTILKTALTNPSEVVHLRQRLDNAVSSSRDRAFALDTTLAMIQTLIDCDEFQDIATLRNLDELLDHKSDLSEKLCQIGDSIVYKLVQWTKRLPFYLELPVEVHTRLLTHKWHELLVLTTSAYQAMHGQHKFTNVGTDGSGADFMQEVSNNMYTLQTCLTSMMGRPITMDQLRQDVGLMVEKITYVTLMFRRVRLRMEEYVCLKVITMLSQARGGTMELEQIQERYMSCLRSFVEHSAPQQPSRFHDLLVRLPEVRSPICKTKISNPSVKRSNYFQLNPNAMIIQRIETKESRNRFSQNSRRKQNHKKKRKTTGPKSILFSC, translated from the exons ATGACCCTTACGAGCAGCCCGTGTGAGCTAGACAACATGAGCTTGTTTCAAGACCTCAAGTTGAAAAGGAGAAAGGTCGACTCCCGATGTAGTAGTGACG ACTCCCCGGTATCCCTCGGATCAGCAGGCTCGCCGCTCGGGATCCAGCCGGCGGACGCTCCTTCACCCATAAACTTTCCTGCTCCAGGGGAGAGCATGGCCGACACCTCGACCCTGTCGCCGGAGGCAAACATGCCAGGCTCGCCGGGCTGCCCTGTGGTCAAAGTCAAAAGCGAGTATCTGCTAGGCATCCCGAGTCCAGGGACACCGCGAGATCCTTTTCACGGTGGCGGTGCAGCAGGTGGCCTGGAAGCGCGCGACACAGCCTGCTCGGACCGTGCGTCGCCCGACTCAGTCTTCCCAGACGCCACCTCGATAGGGGGCTTCAGAGTTGTGGaggagcagcagcagcagcagcagcaacagcagcagcaacagcagcagcagcagcagcagcagcaacagcagcagcagcagcagcagcagcaacagtcccagcaacagcagcagcagtccCAGCAGCAGCAACGCTCCGGTACACCTCTACCGGCCAGGTCCTCGCCCTACTCGCCGATCCAGGCAGTCTCCACGACTCCCATGCCTCAGGAAGGGAGCTCCAGGAGCGACAGCCCCGACAAGGGCAACATGTCCTCGGTCCAGACCAAGGAGGAGTCCGACAACTCGGTTTTCGACGGCGGGGGTGGCGGAGGCAGCGGCGGTGGTCGTTCCGAGACCTCCAGTCAACCTAGTCACCGGAGCAGCCCGTCTTCTCAGTACAACCCTAGCATGAGCCCAAGCGCGAGCACGACTCATGCTTCCCAACAGCAGCCACAGACACCGCCGACGCCGCCTAGACACCGAATGTCCTCGGTACCGTCCCACATTCTGGCCCCGCCACAGTTCTGGTCGCAGAACAGCGGTGTCCAGGGGTTCCCCGCGCAGAGGTTATTCAACGGGGTCATCAGCAGCGCGGTCAGCTATGGACAAAACGTCTCCGTCGTATCCACTAGTAGCAGCACCAGCCTGAGCAGTAGCACGGGGAGTGGTGGCAATGGGGCGACGTCCACGAGCACGGGGGCGACTACGACGGCCTCCTCGT GTGAAACGATGAAACCGCCGGCGCAAAGGCCGGCCCCAGCGCCCCCGAGACCACCGCCCACGGTGCTCATGGGCGAAATCGGTGGCGTGAGGACCATGATCTGGTCGGCGCCGCCCATGGACCCTGTCCCACCGCCAGCGGCGTCGTGGACGACCACAGCCGCGGCAGCGTCCTGTTCCTCGTCGGAGGAGTCGGCCGCCCAGCTGCTCCTGAACCTCGGCCAGGAATCCAGGGGCAAACCACCCTCCGTTTCGTACTCGTCTGGCCCGCCGCTGAACATGGAGAAGCTGTGGTCCGGCGACCTGACGCAGCTACCTGCCGCGCAGCAGATGCAGGCGCTGAACCTGACCGCTGCTGGCTCAGGCCAGACGTGGATGAGGAACGGAGGGGTCGTCAAGTCTGAGACGGCGTCGCAGTCGATGTCGATCGCGCCGCCTGCACCACCGATGCCGCCTCAGGAGCACGAGGAGGACGAGACACCTATGATCTGTATGATCTGCGAGGACAAGGCCACTGGGCTGCACTACGGCATCATCACGTGCGAGGG GTGTAAGGGGTTCTTCAAAAGAACCGTACAAAATAGGCGGGTGTACACATGCGTGGCGGAAGGTGGTTGCGAAATCACGAAAGCCCAAAGGAACAGGTGTCAGTACTGTCGCTTCAAAAAGTGCATTGAACAGGGTATGGTCCTTCAGGCCGTTCGAGAAGATCGAATGCCTGGTGGAAGAAATTCTGGTGCTGTGTATAACCTTTACAAG GTGAAGTACAAAAAGCACAAGAAAAGCAACAAAACGAGCGGAGTGGGCGGAAATATGGGTGGCATGGGTGGCGGCGGTAACGTTGGCGGTGTGAATGGGTCGGGATCCTTTGGTGGCAACAAAGGCACCATGGGCTCGACGATGCTGGACAAGCATATGGCTGCAGCTGCAGCTGTGCAGCATAGCCAACAGCAGCACTCTCAGCTGGCTGGCAGTTTCCTTCATCACCATAAAATTTCGTCGGGCGACCCGCTCAACTCACAACCAACCCCCAGCCATCCGAGTCACCCCGCCTCGGGTCACCTCGTCAACGGGACGATCCTGAAGACGGCGCTCACCAACCCCTCCGAA GTTGTTCACCTAAGGCAGAGGCTAGACAATGCTGTGAGCAGTTCGAGGGATCGAGCCTTCGCTTTGGACACAACCCTCGCGATGATCCAAACCCTTATAGACTGCGACGAGTTCCAAGATATCGCCACGTTAAGG AACTTGGACGAGCTGCTGGACCATAAATCAGACTTAAGTGAGAAGCTGTGTCAGATAGGAGACAGCATAGTGTACAAGTTGGTGCAGTGGACCAAAAGGTTACCGTTCTACCTTGAGTTACCGGTCGAAGTTCACACAAGGCTGCTCACCCACAAGTGGCACGAACTCCTGGTGCTGACCACCTCCGCCTACCAAGCGATGCATGGTCAGCACAAGTTCACCAATGTCGGTACAGACGGGTCGGGAGCGGATTTTATGCAAGAA GTTTCGAACAACATGTATACGTTGCAAACGTGCCTAACGAGCATGATGGGCCGGCCGATAACCATGGACCAATTACGGCAAGACGTAGGGCTCATGGTGGAAAAAATCACGTACGTCACGCTAATGTTTAGGAGGGTGAGGCTTAGAATGGAGGAGTACGTCTGTCTGAAAGTAATCACCATGCTCTCGCAAG CACGTGGAGGTACAATGGAATTAGAACAAATACAAGAACGGTACATGAGCTGCCTACGAAGTTTTGTCGAGCACAGTGCGCCACAACAGCCGAGTCGATTTCACGATCTTCTCGTGAGGCTGCCCGAGGTACGTTCACCAATATGCAAAACAAAAATTTCCAATCCCTCCGTGAAACGATCCAATTACTTTCAATTGAACCCAAACGCGATGATAATACAGCGTATCGAAACGAAAGAATCTCGTAACAGATTCTCACAAAATTCTCGAAGAAAACAAaaccataaaaaaaaaagaaaaaccacGGGACCTAAGTCGATCCTATTTTCTTGCTGA
- the Hr4 gene encoding nuclear hormone receptor 4 isoform X2 codes for MTLTSSPCELDNMSLFQDLKLKRRKVDSRCSSDDSPVSLGSAGSPLGIQPADAPSPINFPAPGESMADTSTLSPEANMPGSPGCPVVKVKSEYLLGIPSPGTPRDPFHGGGAAGGLEARDTACSDRASPDSVFPDATSIGGFRVVEEQQQQQQQQQQQQQQQQQQQQQQQQQQQQQQSQQQQQQSQQQQRSGTPLPARSSPYSPIQAVSTTPMPQEGSSRSDSPDKGNMSSVQTKEESDNSVFDGGGGGGSGGGRSETSSQPSHRSSPSSQYNPSMSPSASTTHASQQQPQTPPTPPRHRMSSVPSHILAPPQFWSQNSGVQGFPAQRLFNGVISSAVSYGQNVSVVSTSSSTSLSSSTGSGGNGATSTSTGATTTASSCETMKPPAQRPAPAPPRPPPTVLMGEIGGVRTMIWSAPPMDPVPPPAASWTTTAAAASCSSSEESAAQLLLNLGQESRGKPPSVSYSSGPPLNMEKLWSGDLTQLPAAQQMQALNLTAAGSGQTWMRNGGVVKSETASQSMSIAPPAPPMPPQEHEEDETPMICMICEDKATGLHYGIITCEGCKGFFKRTVQNRRVYTCVAEGGCEITKAQRNRCQYCRFKKCIEQGMVLQAVREDRMPGGRNSGAVYNLYKVKYKKHKKSNKTSGVGGNMGGMGGGGNVGGVNGSGSFGGNKGTMGSTMLDKHMAAAAAVQHSQQQHSQLAGSFLHHHKISSGDPLNSQPTPSHPSHPASGHLVNGTILKTALTNPSEVVHLRQRLDNAVSSSRDRAFALDTTLAMIQTLIDCDEFQDIATLRNLDELLDHKSDLSEKLCQIGDSIVYKLVQWTKRLPFYLELPVEVHTRLLTHKWHELLVLTTSAYQAMHGQHKFTNVGTDGSGADFMQEVSNNMYTLQTCLTSMMGRPITMDQLRQDVGLMVEKITYVTLMFRRVRLRMEEYVCLKVITMLSQGKYSYLIKHFEKRLAKCLYLLCFNEERKI; via the exons ATGACCCTTACGAGCAGCCCGTGTGAGCTAGACAACATGAGCTTGTTTCAAGACCTCAAGTTGAAAAGGAGAAAGGTCGACTCCCGATGTAGTAGTGACG ACTCCCCGGTATCCCTCGGATCAGCAGGCTCGCCGCTCGGGATCCAGCCGGCGGACGCTCCTTCACCCATAAACTTTCCTGCTCCAGGGGAGAGCATGGCCGACACCTCGACCCTGTCGCCGGAGGCAAACATGCCAGGCTCGCCGGGCTGCCCTGTGGTCAAAGTCAAAAGCGAGTATCTGCTAGGCATCCCGAGTCCAGGGACACCGCGAGATCCTTTTCACGGTGGCGGTGCAGCAGGTGGCCTGGAAGCGCGCGACACAGCCTGCTCGGACCGTGCGTCGCCCGACTCAGTCTTCCCAGACGCCACCTCGATAGGGGGCTTCAGAGTTGTGGaggagcagcagcagcagcagcagcaacagcagcagcaacagcagcagcagcagcagcagcagcaacagcagcagcagcagcagcagcagcaacagtcccagcaacagcagcagcagtccCAGCAGCAGCAACGCTCCGGTACACCTCTACCGGCCAGGTCCTCGCCCTACTCGCCGATCCAGGCAGTCTCCACGACTCCCATGCCTCAGGAAGGGAGCTCCAGGAGCGACAGCCCCGACAAGGGCAACATGTCCTCGGTCCAGACCAAGGAGGAGTCCGACAACTCGGTTTTCGACGGCGGGGGTGGCGGAGGCAGCGGCGGTGGTCGTTCCGAGACCTCCAGTCAACCTAGTCACCGGAGCAGCCCGTCTTCTCAGTACAACCCTAGCATGAGCCCAAGCGCGAGCACGACTCATGCTTCCCAACAGCAGCCACAGACACCGCCGACGCCGCCTAGACACCGAATGTCCTCGGTACCGTCCCACATTCTGGCCCCGCCACAGTTCTGGTCGCAGAACAGCGGTGTCCAGGGGTTCCCCGCGCAGAGGTTATTCAACGGGGTCATCAGCAGCGCGGTCAGCTATGGACAAAACGTCTCCGTCGTATCCACTAGTAGCAGCACCAGCCTGAGCAGTAGCACGGGGAGTGGTGGCAATGGGGCGACGTCCACGAGCACGGGGGCGACTACGACGGCCTCCTCGT GTGAAACGATGAAACCGCCGGCGCAAAGGCCGGCCCCAGCGCCCCCGAGACCACCGCCCACGGTGCTCATGGGCGAAATCGGTGGCGTGAGGACCATGATCTGGTCGGCGCCGCCCATGGACCCTGTCCCACCGCCAGCGGCGTCGTGGACGACCACAGCCGCGGCAGCGTCCTGTTCCTCGTCGGAGGAGTCGGCCGCCCAGCTGCTCCTGAACCTCGGCCAGGAATCCAGGGGCAAACCACCCTCCGTTTCGTACTCGTCTGGCCCGCCGCTGAACATGGAGAAGCTGTGGTCCGGCGACCTGACGCAGCTACCTGCCGCGCAGCAGATGCAGGCGCTGAACCTGACCGCTGCTGGCTCAGGCCAGACGTGGATGAGGAACGGAGGGGTCGTCAAGTCTGAGACGGCGTCGCAGTCGATGTCGATCGCGCCGCCTGCACCACCGATGCCGCCTCAGGAGCACGAGGAGGACGAGACACCTATGATCTGTATGATCTGCGAGGACAAGGCCACTGGGCTGCACTACGGCATCATCACGTGCGAGGG GTGTAAGGGGTTCTTCAAAAGAACCGTACAAAATAGGCGGGTGTACACATGCGTGGCGGAAGGTGGTTGCGAAATCACGAAAGCCCAAAGGAACAGGTGTCAGTACTGTCGCTTCAAAAAGTGCATTGAACAGGGTATGGTCCTTCAGGCCGTTCGAGAAGATCGAATGCCTGGTGGAAGAAATTCTGGTGCTGTGTATAACCTTTACAAG GTGAAGTACAAAAAGCACAAGAAAAGCAACAAAACGAGCGGAGTGGGCGGAAATATGGGTGGCATGGGTGGCGGCGGTAACGTTGGCGGTGTGAATGGGTCGGGATCCTTTGGTGGCAACAAAGGCACCATGGGCTCGACGATGCTGGACAAGCATATGGCTGCAGCTGCAGCTGTGCAGCATAGCCAACAGCAGCACTCTCAGCTGGCTGGCAGTTTCCTTCATCACCATAAAATTTCGTCGGGCGACCCGCTCAACTCACAACCAACCCCCAGCCATCCGAGTCACCCCGCCTCGGGTCACCTCGTCAACGGGACGATCCTGAAGACGGCGCTCACCAACCCCTCCGAA GTTGTTCACCTAAGGCAGAGGCTAGACAATGCTGTGAGCAGTTCGAGGGATCGAGCCTTCGCTTTGGACACAACCCTCGCGATGATCCAAACCCTTATAGACTGCGACGAGTTCCAAGATATCGCCACGTTAAGG AACTTGGACGAGCTGCTGGACCATAAATCAGACTTAAGTGAGAAGCTGTGTCAGATAGGAGACAGCATAGTGTACAAGTTGGTGCAGTGGACCAAAAGGTTACCGTTCTACCTTGAGTTACCGGTCGAAGTTCACACAAGGCTGCTCACCCACAAGTGGCACGAACTCCTGGTGCTGACCACCTCCGCCTACCAAGCGATGCATGGTCAGCACAAGTTCACCAATGTCGGTACAGACGGGTCGGGAGCGGATTTTATGCAAGAA GTTTCGAACAACATGTATACGTTGCAAACGTGCCTAACGAGCATGATGGGCCGGCCGATAACCATGGACCAATTACGGCAAGACGTAGGGCTCATGGTGGAAAAAATCACGTACGTCACGCTAATGTTTAGGAGGGTGAGGCTTAGAATGGAGGAGTACGTCTGTCTGAAAGTAATCACCATGCTCTCGCAAGGTAAGTATTCTTATCTGATAAAGCATTTCGAAAAGAGACTCGCGAAATGTTTGTACCTTCTGTGCTTTAACGAGGAACGtaaaatataa